The following proteins are encoded in a genomic region of Arachis ipaensis cultivar K30076 chromosome B02, Araip1.1, whole genome shotgun sequence:
- the LOC107622853 gene encoding TMV resistance protein N isoform X3: MITDVPSSSSSSSPSVKTRRWINHVFISFRGADSRKGFTDHLYAALERRGCIKTFKDDHDLESGEIISKGLIKGIQESMFALVVLSPNYASSRWCLDELQNIVECREKFNQVVFPIFYGVESSDVRYQRGTFEEAFRKHEERFKEEKGKVQRWRDALQKVASYSGWDSKDNHEAALIERIVDHIQKLLIPKLPSSVGNLVGVESRMKKLNSLIGMQLDDVRFIGIWGMGGIGKTTTARLIYESIEEQFNFSCFLANIREVSAKHGIVHIQKELLSHLSVRSNYFHNLFDGVKIIANSLHNKKVLLVLDDISERSQLENLAGKQEWFGPGSRIIITTRDKHLLMAHGVHQTCELEGLVQEEALHLFCLKAFKQDQPKSQYQNLCSEVVEYTRGLPLALEVLGSHLCGRTPEAWHSALKQIRSSPHPEIQNSLKISFESLSSTEREIFLDIACFFKGMDKDEVVEVLENCGHFSQIGIEILIEKSLVTLGRRNQLEMHDLLQEMGKNIVFQESPNDPGKRSRLWSQDDISRVLSQNKGTEAIQAIVDDARPYEARWSSEAFSKTSNIRLLKIRNVGRLSHGLECLPYALRVLDWQGCPLKTLPLTDQLDVVDINLSWSKIEQLWHGTKILHKLKCINLSFSGNLNQTPDFVEVPNLESLVLEGCTSLTEIHSSVMHLKKLVQLNLKGCKRLKALPGKMEMSSLKVLNLSGCSNMNTVPDFGNCMGHLAELHLDGTAVTELPSSLGCLVGLVLLHLQNCMYLVCLPDTIHKLKSLKVLNVSYCSKLRSLPECLQEMNNLEELYASNIEELPLFLYYLGNIKAVSFAGCKGPTSEFNCFRVPSAVCGPSLLIRLDLSYCNLPAESIPDGFCGLSLLRDLDLSGNNFVNLPSDISKHTTLEYLCLNWCKKLQSLPELPLSIKSVDASNCASLVTSKFHPSSKCSIFASLVQWHLPRERKCLLKGICFPRKRFDMFITGNKIPSWFAPQKSSSFAEIPFPHPSPPTEWLGYALCFLLVADRPLGYYDAEITCFTATQTSLESRILVPDIQAKKITVPDKDHWRAESYVITRSVPLMEPKQPHLYILFLSIGEYLERMHTGYGFGLTSWSDGSLRIVQAGCRLVCKEDLQDIYGNHSHTSSVGPNEKNQKINNNDGPSS, translated from the exons ATGATCACTGAtgtaccttcttcttcttcctcttcctctcccTCCGTCAAGACCCGTAGATGGATCAACCATGTATTCATCAGTTTCAGGGGTGCAGACAGCAGAAAAGGCTTCACAGATCACCTTTATGCTGCACTGGAAAGAAGGGGTTGTATCAAAACTTTCAAGGATGATCATGACCTTGAGAGTGGGGAAATCATATCTAAAGGGCTCATCAAGGGAATTCAAGAGTCCATGTTTGCGCTTGTTGTCCTCTCACCAAACTATGCTTCCTCAAGATGGTGCTTGGATGAGCTGCAAAACATCGTTGAGTGCAGGGAAAAGTTCAACCAAGTGGTTTTTCCTATCTTCTATGGTGTAGAATCCTCTGATGTAAGGTATCAGAGAGGAACCTTTGAAGAAGCTTTCAGAAAACATGAAGAGAGGTTCAAAGAAGAGAAGGGGAAAGTCCAAAGATGGAGAGATGCATTGCAAAAAGTTGCAAGTTATTCCGGTTGGGACTCCAAAGATAA TCATGAGGCAGCATTGATTGAAAGAATTGTTGATCACATACAAAAATTACTGAttcctaagttgccatcatcagTAGGAAACCTCGTTGGTGTTGAATCAAGGATGAAAAAGTTGAATTCACTCATCGGTATGCAGTTGGATGATGTTCGCTTTATAGGTATATGGGGCATGGGAGGCATAGGAAAAACAACAACTGCCAGATTAATATATGAATCAATCGAAGAGCAGTTCAACTTTAGTTGCTTTCTAGCAAACATTAGAGAGGTTTCTGCAAAACATGGCATAGTTCACATCCAAAAGGAACTTCTTTCTCATCTTTCTGTAAGAAGTAATTACTTTCATAATTTGTTTGATGGGGTAAAAATAATAGCAAACTCTTTGCACAACAAAAAGGTCCTCCTTGTTCTTGATGATATAAGTGAAAGAAGCCAATTAGAGAACTTAGCCGGAAAACAAGAATGGTTTGGTCCCGGTAGCAGAATAATAATCACTACTAGAGATAAGCATCTGCTAATGGCACATGGCGTGCATCAGACATGCGAGCTTGAAGGCTTAGTTCAGGAAGAAGCCCTTCATTTATTCTGTCTGAAAGCTTTTAAACAAGATCAACCCAAAAGCCAATATCAGAATTTGTGCAGCGAAGTGGTTGAATACACAAGAGGCCTTCCATTGGCACTTGAAGTATTGGGGTCCCATCTTTGTGGAAGAACTCCTGAGGCTTGGCATAGTGCTTTAAAGCAAATAAGAAGTTCTCCACACCCTGAAATCCAAAATTCATTGAAAATAAGTTTTGAAAGTTTGTCTAGCACAGAGAGAGAAATATTTTTGGATATTGCTTGTTTCTTCAAAGGCATGGACAAGGATGAAGTAGTAGAAGTGTTAGAAAATTGTGGTCATTTTTCACAAATTGgaattgaaattttgattgaaaaatcttTGGTCACTCTTGGTAGGCGTAATCAATTGGAAATGCATGATTTACTTCAAGAAATGGGAAAGAATATAGTGTTTCAAGAATCTCCAAATGATCCAGGAAAACGTAGTAGATTGTGGTCTCAAGATGACATCAGCCGTGTGTTGTCACAAAATAAG GGAACTGAAGCAATTCAAGCAATAGTAGACGATGCTCGA CCATATGAAGCAAGATGGAGCTCTGAAGCTTTCTCCAAGACCAGCAACATAAGGTTGTTAAAGATACGTAATGTGGGTCGTCTTTCCCATGGCCTTGAGTGCCTTCCTTATGCACTCAGAGTTCTTGACTGGCAAGGATGCCCTCTGAAAACTCTGCCACTTACTGATCAACTGGATGTTGTTGACATCAATTTGTCTTGGAGCAAAATTGAACAACTTTGGCACGGAACAAAG ATTTTACATAAGTTGAAGTGCATCAACTTGAGTTTTTCCGGTAATCTAAACCAAACCCCTGACTTTGTGGAGGTTCCGAATCTCGAATCGTTAGTTCTTGAAGGTTGTACAAGCCTAACCGAAATCCACTCATCTGTTATGCACCTCAAGAAACTTGTTCAATTGAACTTAAAAGGCTGCAAAAGGCTCAAAGCTCTTCCAGGTAAAATGGAGATGAGTTCATTAAAGGTTTTAAATCTTTCTGGTTGTTCAAACATGAACACTGTCCCAGACTTTGGGAATTGCATGGGACATCTAGCAGAGCTTCATTTGGATGGAACTGCTGTAACAGAGCTACCTTCATCATTAGGATGTCTGGTTGGACTTGTTCTTTTGCATTTACAGAATTGCATGTATCTTGTTTGCCTTCCGGATACCATTCATAAGTTGAAGTCCCTCAAAGTTCTTAATGTTTCTTATTGCTCGAAACTCCGTAGCTTGCCAGAGTGCCTACAGGAAATGAATAATCTGGAAGAACTTTATGCAAGCAACATTGAAGAACTacctttatttttatattatctaGGAAACATCAAAGCAGTGTCATTTGCTGGTTGCAAAGGGCCAACATCTGAGTTTAATTGCTTTCGAGTTCCATCTGCTGTTTGCGGTCCATCCCTTTTGATAAGGTTAGATTTAAGTTACTGCAATCTACCTGCTGAATCCATACCAGATGGTTTTTGTGGCTTATCTTTGCTGAGGGATTTAGATCTTTCTGGCAACAACTTTGTTAACCTACCAAGCGACATTTCCAAACACACTACGCTTGAATATCTTTGTCTAAACTGGTGCAAGAAGCTTCAGTCATTGCCTGAGCTTCCATTAAGCATAAAAAGTGTAGATGCAAGCAACTGTGCCTCATTGGTAACTTCTAAATTCCATCCATCTAGCAAATGCAGCATTTTTGCATCACTTGTACAATGGCACTTACCAAGAGAACGGAAGTGCCTCCTTAAG GGGATTTGCTTTCCGAGAAAACGATTCGACATGTTTATCACTGGGAATAAAATTCCATCATGGTTTGCACCTCAAAAGTCCTCTTCCTTTGCAGAAATACCATTTCCTCATCCTTCTCCTCCAACTGAATGGCTGGGATATGCTCTGTGTTTCTTGCTGGTAGCTGATCGGCCTCTGGGCTATTACGATGCAGAGATCACTTGTTTCACGGCAACACAAACATCATTAGAGTCCCGCATACTCGTACCAGATATTCAGGCCAAAAAAATAACGGTACCGGATAAAGATCATTGGAGGGCTGAGTCTTACGTGATCACCAGGAGTGTTCCTCTTATGGAGCCAAAACAACCGCACCTTTACATTCTCTTTCTGTCCATTGGAGAATACCTTGAAAGAATGCATACAGGTTATGGGTTTGGTTTGACGAGTTGGTCTGACGGTTCATTGAGAATAGTGCAGGCTGGGTGTCGTCTGGTGTGCAAGGAAGATCTTCAAGATATTTATGGAAATCATTCCCATACTTCCTCTGTAGGGCCTAatgaaaaaaaccaaaaaataaacaacaacgatggaccaagctcataa
- the LOC107622853 gene encoding TMV resistance protein N isoform X6, whose translation MITDVPSSSSSSSPSVKTRRWINHVFISFRGADSRKGFTDHLYAALERRGCIKTFKDDHDLESGEIISKGLIKGIQESMFALVVLSPNYASSRWCLDELQNIVECREKFNQVVFPIFYGVESSDVRYQRGTFEEAFRKHEERFKEEKGKVQRWRDALQKVASYSGWDSKDKRNQLEMHDLLQEMGKNIVFQESPNDPGKRSRLWSQDDISRVLSQNKGTEAIQAIVDDARVRPLARWFSEVMLPTLYYNKPYEARWSSEAFSKTSNIRLLKIRNVGRLSHGLECLPYALRVLDWQGCPLKTLPLTDQLDVVDINLSWSKIEQLWHGTKILHKLKCINLSFSGNLNQTPDFVEVPNLESLVLEGCTSLTEIHSSVMHLKKLVQLNLKGCKRLKALPGKMEMSSLKVLNLSGCSNMNTVPDFGNCMGHLAELHLDGTAVTELPSSLGCLVGLVLLHLQNCMYLVCLPDTIHKLKSLKVLNVSYCSKLRSLPECLQEMNNLEELYASNIEELPLFLYYLGNIKAVSFAGCKGPTSEFNCFRVPSAVCGPSLLIRLDLSYCNLPAESIPDGFCGLSLLRDLDLSGNNFVNLPSDISKHTTLEYLCLNWCKKLQSLPELPLSIKSVDASNCASLVTSKFHPSSKCSIFASLVQWHLPRERKCLLKGICFPRKRFDMFITGNKIPSWFAPQKSSSFAEIPFPHPSPPTEWLGYALCFLLVADRPLGYYDAEITCFTATQTSLESRILVPDIQAKKITVPDKDHWRAESYVITRSVPLMEPKQPHLYILFLSIGEYLERMHTGYGFGLTSWSDGSLRIVQAGCRLVCKEDLQDIYGNHSHTSSVGPNEKNQKINNNDGPSS comes from the exons ATGATCACTGAtgtaccttcttcttcttcctcttcctctcccTCCGTCAAGACCCGTAGATGGATCAACCATGTATTCATCAGTTTCAGGGGTGCAGACAGCAGAAAAGGCTTCACAGATCACCTTTATGCTGCACTGGAAAGAAGGGGTTGTATCAAAACTTTCAAGGATGATCATGACCTTGAGAGTGGGGAAATCATATCTAAAGGGCTCATCAAGGGAATTCAAGAGTCCATGTTTGCGCTTGTTGTCCTCTCACCAAACTATGCTTCCTCAAGATGGTGCTTGGATGAGCTGCAAAACATCGTTGAGTGCAGGGAAAAGTTCAACCAAGTGGTTTTTCCTATCTTCTATGGTGTAGAATCCTCTGATGTAAGGTATCAGAGAGGAACCTTTGAAGAAGCTTTCAGAAAACATGAAGAGAGGTTCAAAGAAGAGAAGGGGAAAGTCCAAAGATGGAGAGATGCATTGCAAAAAGTTGCAAGTTATTCCGGTTGGGACTCCAAAGATAA GCGTAATCAATTGGAAATGCATGATTTACTTCAAGAAATGGGAAAGAATATAGTGTTTCAAGAATCTCCAAATGATCCAGGAAAACGTAGTAGATTGTGGTCTCAAGATGACATCAGCCGTGTGTTGTCACAAAATAAG GGAACTGAAGCAATTCAAGCAATAGTAGACGATGCTCGAGTTCGACCATTAGCAAGATGGTTCTCTGAAGTAATGCTACCAACATTGTACTACAATAAACCATATGAAGCAAGATGGAGCTCTGAAGCTTTCTCCAAGACCAGCAACATAAGGTTGTTAAAGATACGTAATGTGGGTCGTCTTTCCCATGGCCTTGAGTGCCTTCCTTATGCACTCAGAGTTCTTGACTGGCAAGGATGCCCTCTGAAAACTCTGCCACTTACTGATCAACTGGATGTTGTTGACATCAATTTGTCTTGGAGCAAAATTGAACAACTTTGGCACGGAACAAAG ATTTTACATAAGTTGAAGTGCATCAACTTGAGTTTTTCCGGTAATCTAAACCAAACCCCTGACTTTGTGGAGGTTCCGAATCTCGAATCGTTAGTTCTTGAAGGTTGTACAAGCCTAACCGAAATCCACTCATCTGTTATGCACCTCAAGAAACTTGTTCAATTGAACTTAAAAGGCTGCAAAAGGCTCAAAGCTCTTCCAGGTAAAATGGAGATGAGTTCATTAAAGGTTTTAAATCTTTCTGGTTGTTCAAACATGAACACTGTCCCAGACTTTGGGAATTGCATGGGACATCTAGCAGAGCTTCATTTGGATGGAACTGCTGTAACAGAGCTACCTTCATCATTAGGATGTCTGGTTGGACTTGTTCTTTTGCATTTACAGAATTGCATGTATCTTGTTTGCCTTCCGGATACCATTCATAAGTTGAAGTCCCTCAAAGTTCTTAATGTTTCTTATTGCTCGAAACTCCGTAGCTTGCCAGAGTGCCTACAGGAAATGAATAATCTGGAAGAACTTTATGCAAGCAACATTGAAGAACTacctttatttttatattatctaGGAAACATCAAAGCAGTGTCATTTGCTGGTTGCAAAGGGCCAACATCTGAGTTTAATTGCTTTCGAGTTCCATCTGCTGTTTGCGGTCCATCCCTTTTGATAAGGTTAGATTTAAGTTACTGCAATCTACCTGCTGAATCCATACCAGATGGTTTTTGTGGCTTATCTTTGCTGAGGGATTTAGATCTTTCTGGCAACAACTTTGTTAACCTACCAAGCGACATTTCCAAACACACTACGCTTGAATATCTTTGTCTAAACTGGTGCAAGAAGCTTCAGTCATTGCCTGAGCTTCCATTAAGCATAAAAAGTGTAGATGCAAGCAACTGTGCCTCATTGGTAACTTCTAAATTCCATCCATCTAGCAAATGCAGCATTTTTGCATCACTTGTACAATGGCACTTACCAAGAGAACGGAAGTGCCTCCTTAAG GGGATTTGCTTTCCGAGAAAACGATTCGACATGTTTATCACTGGGAATAAAATTCCATCATGGTTTGCACCTCAAAAGTCCTCTTCCTTTGCAGAAATACCATTTCCTCATCCTTCTCCTCCAACTGAATGGCTGGGATATGCTCTGTGTTTCTTGCTGGTAGCTGATCGGCCTCTGGGCTATTACGATGCAGAGATCACTTGTTTCACGGCAACACAAACATCATTAGAGTCCCGCATACTCGTACCAGATATTCAGGCCAAAAAAATAACGGTACCGGATAAAGATCATTGGAGGGCTGAGTCTTACGTGATCACCAGGAGTGTTCCTCTTATGGAGCCAAAACAACCGCACCTTTACATTCTCTTTCTGTCCATTGGAGAATACCTTGAAAGAATGCATACAGGTTATGGGTTTGGTTTGACGAGTTGGTCTGACGGTTCATTGAGAATAGTGCAGGCTGGGTGTCGTCTGGTGTGCAAGGAAGATCTTCAAGATATTTATGGAAATCATTCCCATACTTCCTCTGTAGGGCCTAatgaaaaaaaccaaaaaataaacaacaacgatggaccaagctcataa
- the LOC107622853 gene encoding TMV resistance protein N isoform X5, giving the protein MITDVPSSSSSSSPSVKTRRWINHVFISFRGADSRKGFTDHLYAALERRGCIKTFKDDHDLESGEIISKGLIKGIQESMFALVVLSPNYASSRWCLDELQNIVECREKFNQVVFPIFYGVESSDVRYQRGTFEEAFRKHEERFKEEKGKVQRWRDALQKVASYSGWDSKDNHEAALIERIVDHIQKLLIPKLPSSVGNLVGVESRMKKLNSLIGMQLDDVRFIGIWGMGGIGKTTTARLIYESIEEQFNFSCFLANIREVSAKHGIVHIQKELLSHLSVRSNYFHNLFDGVKIIANSLHNKKVLLVLDDISERSQLENLAGKQEWFGPGSRIIITTRDKHLLMAHGVHQTCELEGLVQEEALHLFCLKAFKQDQPKSQYQNLCSEVVEYTRGLPLALEVLGSHLCGRTPEAWHSALKQIRSSPHPEIQNSLKISFESLSSTEREIFLDIACFFKGMDKDEVVEVLENCGHFSQIGIEILIEKSLVTLGRRNQLEMHDLLQEMGKNIVFQESPNDPGKRSRLWSQDDISRVLSQNKGTEAIQAIVDDARVRPLARWFSEVMLPTLYYNKPYEARWSSEAFSKTSNIRLLKIRNVGRLSHGLECLPYALRVLDWQGCPLKTLPLTDQLDVVDINLSWSKIEQLWHGTKILHKLKCINLSFSGNLNQTPDFVEVPNLESLVLEGCTSLTEIHSSVMHLKKLVQLNLKGCKRLKALPGKMEMSSLKVLNLSGCSNMNTVPDFGNCMGHLAELHLDGTAVTELPSSLGCLVGLVLLHLQNCMYLVCLPDTIHKLKSLKVLNVSYCSKLRSLPECLQEMNNLEELYASNIEELPLFLYYLGNIKAVSFAGCKGPTSEFNCFRVPSAVCGPSLLIRGFAFRENDSTCLSLGIKFHHGLHLKSPLPLQKYHFLILLLQLNGWDMLCVSCW; this is encoded by the exons ATGATCACTGAtgtaccttcttcttcttcctcttcctctcccTCCGTCAAGACCCGTAGATGGATCAACCATGTATTCATCAGTTTCAGGGGTGCAGACAGCAGAAAAGGCTTCACAGATCACCTTTATGCTGCACTGGAAAGAAGGGGTTGTATCAAAACTTTCAAGGATGATCATGACCTTGAGAGTGGGGAAATCATATCTAAAGGGCTCATCAAGGGAATTCAAGAGTCCATGTTTGCGCTTGTTGTCCTCTCACCAAACTATGCTTCCTCAAGATGGTGCTTGGATGAGCTGCAAAACATCGTTGAGTGCAGGGAAAAGTTCAACCAAGTGGTTTTTCCTATCTTCTATGGTGTAGAATCCTCTGATGTAAGGTATCAGAGAGGAACCTTTGAAGAAGCTTTCAGAAAACATGAAGAGAGGTTCAAAGAAGAGAAGGGGAAAGTCCAAAGATGGAGAGATGCATTGCAAAAAGTTGCAAGTTATTCCGGTTGGGACTCCAAAGATAA TCATGAGGCAGCATTGATTGAAAGAATTGTTGATCACATACAAAAATTACTGAttcctaagttgccatcatcagTAGGAAACCTCGTTGGTGTTGAATCAAGGATGAAAAAGTTGAATTCACTCATCGGTATGCAGTTGGATGATGTTCGCTTTATAGGTATATGGGGCATGGGAGGCATAGGAAAAACAACAACTGCCAGATTAATATATGAATCAATCGAAGAGCAGTTCAACTTTAGTTGCTTTCTAGCAAACATTAGAGAGGTTTCTGCAAAACATGGCATAGTTCACATCCAAAAGGAACTTCTTTCTCATCTTTCTGTAAGAAGTAATTACTTTCATAATTTGTTTGATGGGGTAAAAATAATAGCAAACTCTTTGCACAACAAAAAGGTCCTCCTTGTTCTTGATGATATAAGTGAAAGAAGCCAATTAGAGAACTTAGCCGGAAAACAAGAATGGTTTGGTCCCGGTAGCAGAATAATAATCACTACTAGAGATAAGCATCTGCTAATGGCACATGGCGTGCATCAGACATGCGAGCTTGAAGGCTTAGTTCAGGAAGAAGCCCTTCATTTATTCTGTCTGAAAGCTTTTAAACAAGATCAACCCAAAAGCCAATATCAGAATTTGTGCAGCGAAGTGGTTGAATACACAAGAGGCCTTCCATTGGCACTTGAAGTATTGGGGTCCCATCTTTGTGGAAGAACTCCTGAGGCTTGGCATAGTGCTTTAAAGCAAATAAGAAGTTCTCCACACCCTGAAATCCAAAATTCATTGAAAATAAGTTTTGAAAGTTTGTCTAGCACAGAGAGAGAAATATTTTTGGATATTGCTTGTTTCTTCAAAGGCATGGACAAGGATGAAGTAGTAGAAGTGTTAGAAAATTGTGGTCATTTTTCACAAATTGgaattgaaattttgattgaaaaatcttTGGTCACTCTTGGTAGGCGTAATCAATTGGAAATGCATGATTTACTTCAAGAAATGGGAAAGAATATAGTGTTTCAAGAATCTCCAAATGATCCAGGAAAACGTAGTAGATTGTGGTCTCAAGATGACATCAGCCGTGTGTTGTCACAAAATAAG GGAACTGAAGCAATTCAAGCAATAGTAGACGATGCTCGAGTTCGACCATTAGCAAGATGGTTCTCTGAAGTAATGCTACCAACATTGTACTACAATAAACCATATGAAGCAAGATGGAGCTCTGAAGCTTTCTCCAAGACCAGCAACATAAGGTTGTTAAAGATACGTAATGTGGGTCGTCTTTCCCATGGCCTTGAGTGCCTTCCTTATGCACTCAGAGTTCTTGACTGGCAAGGATGCCCTCTGAAAACTCTGCCACTTACTGATCAACTGGATGTTGTTGACATCAATTTGTCTTGGAGCAAAATTGAACAACTTTGGCACGGAACAAAG ATTTTACATAAGTTGAAGTGCATCAACTTGAGTTTTTCCGGTAATCTAAACCAAACCCCTGACTTTGTGGAGGTTCCGAATCTCGAATCGTTAGTTCTTGAAGGTTGTACAAGCCTAACCGAAATCCACTCATCTGTTATGCACCTCAAGAAACTTGTTCAATTGAACTTAAAAGGCTGCAAAAGGCTCAAAGCTCTTCCAGGTAAAATGGAGATGAGTTCATTAAAGGTTTTAAATCTTTCTGGTTGTTCAAACATGAACACTGTCCCAGACTTTGGGAATTGCATGGGACATCTAGCAGAGCTTCATTTGGATGGAACTGCTGTAACAGAGCTACCTTCATCATTAGGATGTCTGGTTGGACTTGTTCTTTTGCATTTACAGAATTGCATGTATCTTGTTTGCCTTCCGGATACCATTCATAAGTTGAAGTCCCTCAAAGTTCTTAATGTTTCTTATTGCTCGAAACTCCGTAGCTTGCCAGAGTGCCTACAGGAAATGAATAATCTGGAAGAACTTTATGCAAGCAACATTGAAGAACTacctttatttttatattatctaGGAAACATCAAAGCAGTGTCATTTGCTGGTTGCAAAGGGCCAACATCTGAGTTTAATTGCTTTCGAGTTCCATCTGCTGTTTGCGGTCCATCCCTTTTGATAAG GGGATTTGCTTTCCGAGAAAACGATTCGACATGTTTATCACTGGGAATAAAATTCCATCATGGTTTGCACCTCAAAAGTCCTCTTCCTTTGCAGAAATACCATTTCCTCATCCTTCTCCTCCAACTGAATGGCTGGGATATGCTCTGTGTTTCTTGCTGGTAG